In one Scomber japonicus isolate fScoJap1 chromosome 6, fScoJap1.pri, whole genome shotgun sequence genomic region, the following are encoded:
- the LOC128360670 gene encoding uncharacterized protein LOC128360670 isoform X2, translating into MKTDLTNGDTSVMDMFERGKVLKICAPMVRYSKLAFRSLVRKYNCDICFTPMIVAADFMRSVKARDSEFTTNERDRPLIVQFAAHDAQTLADAACVVAPFSDGVDLNCGCPQRWAMSAGYGACLINKPELVKDMVRLVRNQVDNPNYTASIKIRIHKDLRRTVDLCQKAEAAGVSWITVHGRTSDERHQPVHYDAIKTIKDSVSVPVIANGDIKYLRDVESTHQLTGVDGRLSSLKMTLQWTAVALFLYVEMGILVILCLPFISARRWQSIFQLRIWGTVARFWNKVFFTMIIILIVLFLDAVREVRKYSGKDLARDAKVQSTMYDHLHMKLFRAQRNLYISGFAVFLWLVMKRVITLINQLASVSGMTAALQAQADNANQAAKKYMEDNDLLKQTLMEGKGDKATAQGMELLRTEVGKLKEELKTSGDALKNSQSEADVMKKQMDGLAREYDRLLKEHQELQNQQDSGDKKDD; encoded by the exons ATGAAGACCGACCTTACTAACGGTGATACCAGTGTTATGGATATGTTTGAAAGGGGAAAAGTCCTGAAAATATGCGCTCCAATGGTCCGATATTCAAA GCTGGCTTTCAGATCCTTGGTGAGGAAATACAACTGTGATATTTGCTTCACCCCAATGATAGTTGCTGCTGACTTCATGCGATCTGTCAAAGCCAGAGACAGTGAATTCACTACCAATGAGC GTGACCGGCCCTTGATTGTACAGTTTGCTGCCCATGACGCCCAGACTCTGGCTGATGCGGCTTGTGTGGTAGCACCTTTCTCAGATGGAGTTGACCTCAACTGTGGCTGTCCCCAGAG ATGGGCCATGTCAGCAGGGTATGGTGCATGCCTAATCAACAAGCCTGAGCTGGTTAAAGACATGGTCAGACTGGTCAGGAACCAAGTGGACAATCCAAACTATACAGCTTCCATCAAAATCAG AATTCACAAAGACCTGAGGAGGACAGTCGATCTGTGCCAGAAGGCTGAGGCAGCGGGTGTGTCGTGGATAACAGTCCACGGTCGGACATCAGACGAGCGTCACCAGCCGGTCCACTACGATGCCATAAAGACAATCAAAGACAGCGTATCCGTCCCTGTCATTGCCAATGGAGACATCAAGTACCTCCGTGATGTGGAGTCCACTCACCAGCTGACTGGTGTTGATGGTAG GTTATCTTCACTAAAGATGACTCTGCAGTGGACTGCTGTGGCCCTCTTCCTCTATGTGGAGATGGGTATTCTTGTCATCCTATGTTTACCATTCATCTCAGCTAGGAG gtggCAGAGCATTTTCCAGCTAAGGATCTGGGGCACTGTGGCAAGATTTTGGAACAAAGTGTTCTTCACAATGATCATAATACTAATTGTTCTCTTCCTTG atGCAGTGCGTGAGGTGAGGAAATACTCAGGTAAAGACCTAGCCAGAGATGCCAAGGTACAGTCCACCATGTATGACCACCTACACATGAAGCTGTTCAGAGCCCAGAGGAACCTCTACATCTCCGGCTTCGCTGTCTTCCTCTGGTT GGTTATGAAGCGAGTGATCACTTTAATTAACCAACTGGCATCAGTGTCTGGCATGACTGCTGCTCTTCAGGCGCAGGCTGACAACGCTAATCAGGCTGCCAAGAAGTACATGGAGGACAATGACCTGCTGAAACAG ACtctgatggaaggaaagggtgATAAGGCTACTGCACAGGGCATGGAGCTGTTGAGGACAGAGGTGGGAAAACTGAAAGAGGAACTGAAGACCTCAGGAGACG CCCTCAAGAACTCTCAGTCAGAGGCGGATGTAATGAAGAAGCAGATGGACGGCCTCGCCAGGGAGTACGACAGATTGTTGAAGGAACATCAGGAGCTCCAG aaTCAACAAGATAGTGGAGACAAAAAGGACGACTAG
- the rflnb gene encoding refilin B: MVGRLNLPNVCEGDPLDMSCKADRGLDSPDSGLPPSPSPSAWLLPVCADKAGGVSPVSEDEGRGSLVPVSPSGSLPQLQTLSYGEGIALDPLPPKEIRYTSSVHYDSDRHFIQDVALQPWGQGLEHCMQTIMAVPHSTWRHYKTQLEFQPRHRPQSFKSTTILYPKKTSTLYTTELSYDCHRLARRFLSSVELETAGSRKLPQ, from the exons ATGGTTGGCAGGTTGAACTTGCCAAATGTATGTGAAGGTGATCCACTGGATATGAGCTGCAAGGCTGATAGAGGACTTGACAGCCCGGACTCTGGGTTACCCCCGAGCCCGAGCCCCAGCGCGTGGCTCCTGCCTGTGTGCGCGGATAAAGCCGGGGGTGTGAGCCCTGTGTctgaagatgaaggaaggggcTCCCTG GTGCCAGTTTCACCCTCTGGATCTTTGCCACAGCTGCAGACGTTGTCCTATGGGGAGGGTATAGCTCTTGATCCGTTACCGCCCAAAGAGATAAG aTACACCTCATCCGTGCATTACGACTCAGACCGCCACTTCATCCAGGATGTGGCCCTACAGCCGTGGGGCCAGGGCCTCGAACACTGCATGCAGACCATCATGGCCGTGCCCCATAGCACCTGGCGCCACTACAAGACACAGCTGGAGTTTCAGCCTCGCCACCGGCCGCAAAGCTTCAAGAGCACCACTATCCTCTACCCCAAGAAAACCAGCACCTTGTATACCACAGAGCTGAGCTACGACTGCCACCGGCTAGCCAGGCGCTTCCTCTCCAGTGTAGAGCTGGAGACTGCTGGCAGTAGAAAGCTACCtcagtga
- the LOC128360670 gene encoding tRNA-dihydrouridine(20a/20b) synthase [NAD(P)+]-like isoform X1, with translation MKTDLTNGDTSVMDMFERGKVLKICAPMVRYSKLAFRSLVRKYNCDICFTPMIVAADFMRSVKARDSEFTTNERDRPLIVQFAAHDAQTLADAACVVAPFSDGVDLNCGCPQRWAMSAGYGACLINKPELVKDMVRLVRNQVDNPNYTASIKIRIHKDLRRTVDLCQKAEAAGVSWITVHGRTSDERHQPVHYDAIKTIKDSVSVPVIANGDIKYLRDVESTHQLTGVDGVMAARGLLANPAMFAGYEDTPLECIWDWVDIAVEQGTPFTCFHHHLIYMLERVSSQPERKVFNSLSSTSAIIDYLQTTYGSVHDLGT, from the exons ATGAAGACCGACCTTACTAACGGTGATACCAGTGTTATGGATATGTTTGAAAGGGGAAAAGTCCTGAAAATATGCGCTCCAATGGTCCGATATTCAAA GCTGGCTTTCAGATCCTTGGTGAGGAAATACAACTGTGATATTTGCTTCACCCCAATGATAGTTGCTGCTGACTTCATGCGATCTGTCAAAGCCAGAGACAGTGAATTCACTACCAATGAGC GTGACCGGCCCTTGATTGTACAGTTTGCTGCCCATGACGCCCAGACTCTGGCTGATGCGGCTTGTGTGGTAGCACCTTTCTCAGATGGAGTTGACCTCAACTGTGGCTGTCCCCAGAG ATGGGCCATGTCAGCAGGGTATGGTGCATGCCTAATCAACAAGCCTGAGCTGGTTAAAGACATGGTCAGACTGGTCAGGAACCAAGTGGACAATCCAAACTATACAGCTTCCATCAAAATCAG AATTCACAAAGACCTGAGGAGGACAGTCGATCTGTGCCAGAAGGCTGAGGCAGCGGGTGTGTCGTGGATAACAGTCCACGGTCGGACATCAGACGAGCGTCACCAGCCGGTCCACTACGATGCCATAAAGACAATCAAAGACAGCGTATCCGTCCCTGTCATTGCCAATGGAGACATCAAGTACCTCCGTGATGTGGAGTCCACTCACCAGCTGACTGGTGTTGATG GTGTGATGGCTGCACGAGGACTGCTTGCTAACCCTGCCATGTTCGCCGGCTATGAGGATACACCTTTGGAGTGTATATGGGACTGGGTGGACATCGCTGTAGAGCAGGGAACTCCATTCACCTGCTTCCACCATCATCTTATCTATATGCTGGAGAGGGTTAGCTCCCAGCCTGAGAGAAAAGTCTTCAATTCTCTATCTAGTACCTCAGCCATAATAGATTACCTCCAGACCACATATGGGTCTGTGCATGATCTGGGGACATGA